The following is a genomic window from Paenibacillus sp. FSL R5-0766.
GTTTGGTACTGTTGGCAATATGCACCTATGCTCATTATACACTACCATAAAGCTAATTCGCTCCAGAGCCACATAATGAATTCTCACGAAAATCCATAAAAAACCGGATGAATCTTGATCTTATCAACGATTCACTTAGTATGCTCACTTTCCTGCACTAAAACAGTATACTATCTCGGTTATCCGTTAATTTCGTTAATTTCTTCCTCTTCAGAAGCATTCTCTGCATCCAGAACTGGTGCATACTTATCTATGCGGGCATGGCGGGTAATGATGTCCCATAACTCTTCTTTCCCCAATCCCTCTTCGGATGAAAACGGCACAAACAAATCCCCTGAACGAAGACCCAGTGATTCCTTAATGACTTTGATATATTTGGCTCTGCGTGTTTTTGGAATCTTGTCCATCTTGGTTGCTACAACAACCAAAGGCAGTCCATTATGACGAAGCCATTCGTTCATCATCTTGTCCTCTTTGGACGGTTCATGTCTCATATCCACCATCTGCATAACCAGTTTCAATTCTTCGCGTCCCAACAAGTATTTCTCCATCATTTTACCCCAGGCAAAGCGTTGCTCTTTGGAAACTTTAGCGTAGCCATATCCCGGAAAATCGACGAAGTAGAGATCCTGATTAATTTTATAATAGTTGAGTTGCTGTGTCTTACCCGGTGTTGAGCTCGTCCGAGCCAAATTTTTACGATTGATCAAACGGTTGATCAGGGAAGATTTCCCCACATTGGAGCGTCCCGCCAAAGCTATCTCGGGCAAACCGTCATCGGGGTATTGTTCAGGCCGAACGGCACTGATAATAAATTCAGATTGATTTACTTTCATATTGTATCTTTCCTCTCTTGAA
Proteins encoded in this region:
- the yihA gene encoding ribosome biogenesis GTP-binding protein YihA/YsxC; protein product: MKVNQSEFIISAVRPEQYPDDGLPEIALAGRSNVGKSSLINRLINRKNLARTSSTPGKTQQLNYYKINQDLYFVDFPGYGYAKVSKEQRFAWGKMMEKYLLGREELKLVMQMVDMRHEPSKEDKMMNEWLRHNGLPLVVVATKMDKIPKTRRAKYIKVIKESLGLRSGDLFVPFSSEEGLGKEELWDIITRHARIDKYAPVLDAENASEEEEINEING